Below is a genomic region from Chelmon rostratus isolate fCheRos1 chromosome 7, fCheRos1.pri, whole genome shotgun sequence.
GTCCGGCGAGAGGGGAGTGGGGTTGGGAGTGGGGCTGGGCTGCCTCGGACCTGCAGGACCCTGAGTGTGACTCTGAGGAGATCCCTGCTGTAAGTTCACCTCCACATATACACTGAAAACCACGAGGAGAGAGTGAACAACATATGGAGAAAAAGATTATTGAGCTCTTTTTGGCACGAAGACGGTGTTACAAGAGAGGGGAACAGGCTTCGTAGCGAGCTTTATTGTACACTGCTGAGCATTCGCTGGTAATTCCCCACTACTAAAGAAAACAACTGGTTTGAATATGAGTCATAGGTATTTGAACTGTCCCGGAGGTCATAGAGGCCTGTTGTTCAGAGTGTTCATTGGGTCACGGTGAGAGTGACTCGATGTTTGACCGGTGTAGGTGCGTTTGCTTGTTTGTGGTCATAGGTGAGAGTTTTCAAAAAGGATCCTGATGGTCTTAATTCCAGAGGATAACTAAAGGGCTTTCGGAGATGTCACATGTTTTCAGAACAGTTTTTCCCATCACCGCACTTTTCTCAACGGCGAATAGAAGTCCAAACAGATGCTCCCCaagtatttcagtatttcatcatCTCAGTTTTACAAGTGGGGCACATGCGGCGATGTTTAATGTAAACAGGCTGTTCTTTTCCCACCAGCCCTGATTCAATGGAatattatttctcttttgtctcAGCACACCTCTTGTTACTGTATTGGCAGCTATTGTTTCCTGAAGCTTTCCTGTTGAAGGAAAGCATCTGGCGCAGACAGTGAGAACCCTCACTTTGGCACACATTTGAAGATTTTATACATCACAGGCTCCCTCTGTAAATAATCGAGTCGGCTGAAGCCAAGCAAAGCAAAGCGCGATCATGTCGAACGCAGTATCCTTCCCAGTGCTGAACAGCGTGTACAGTATTGTTTGCATTTGAGGTTTCATCAGTCGTCTTACCCTTTGTCACATGTCGCTCTGTAACGTGACTCATATTAGAAATACTCATActcacagcagcatgtgtacTGAATGATGTGCAGCAGGCTGACGTTTTTGGAATTGCGCTTTAAACATAGACAGTATAATAAGTGGACGGAGATtctgggtctgaaaagtgaagtcAATGCAGAAATGCCTGCAACCTTTCAGCCAGCTGGGGGCGACTCCgctggttgcaaaaagaagtctgattgtATTCAAGcctatgagaaaatgacccgACTTCTCCTTTGATTTATGCCTCTGTAAACAGTTTCCTACTGGGTTTATGGTTTTTAGTCTTCAATACAGCTTGATGTTCATTTTGGAACTTATGGTCCCATTCAGAGTAAAGTGGAGGATAGGCGTGgctaccttgtgattgacaagtcGCTTCACAGCATGTCCTCAATCTCTCAGTCAAATCCAATCAGGATAGATGTGTAGGAATGTGTATCTTTCCCAGCTCTACACActcatccaaatatggtcactcGAGGCTTCAAAACAGCAGTCCACAAACCACTGGGTGATATCACAGTGGCTTTGTCCACTATTTATTATACAGTCTATGGCTTTAAATCACTTTGTGTCATTAATAATGGAGCTGTAAAGATAACCCGGGACACGCACCTCTGCTTGCCATTCACTATACACACATTTCCAGTGCCTGTCAAAATCACCCCCAGAATGAAATCCATGGTTTGCTGAGAGTAAACCAGACATCCTGATCAAGCCTGTGGGTGGTTTTAACAAGGTTATCTCACATGCTCGTGGAGAGAAATAACTCGGGCTGCGTGAAGGAGACAACACGTGTAAGTGAGCAAGTCAGAGAGCATGAAGAGTGTGAGTTATggaagcctgtgtgtgcacgtgtgtgtctgtgtggatgtgagagagagagagaggtgtttCTGACTCTGCCTGTCCCTGCAGGTGCTGAGCCCGACATACAAACAGCGCAATGAGGACTTTAGGAAACTCTTCAAGCAGCTCCctgacacagagagactcaTTGTGGGTGAGTGGTGGAcgccaaacacaaacagggacCATCTGAGGGCGGACAGGGTGCAGCTAACTTATTACTGATTAGAAAATGATTGATCCACACAGCGATAGGACAAGACTCCAACAAAGACAGGACGTTCCAAGTGTCAAACATCACAACGTGATTTAAGTATGTCTAGATCACCGACATTAGAAACAGTTTTCAGACACCTTCCTCTGCTTATTTTAGAATCAGTAAATAACCTGATAGCCTGATAAAGAGCAGTCCAGGATCAGAATCAGGATCAGAGTCGGCtttattgtgtatgtgtgcacataaaaggaatttgactccggttcttaaacattgcactcaatggaaaaaagaacaacaaaagactgaacaacCAGTcgtgcaaaaatataaaataaacaataaacagtgTATGCAAAGAATGTCGAGGCaataagcaataaaatacaatgacatttacaatgtgcaggtatttatgTTGACAGGGACAGTGATCGACAAATGCACATGTTACAAACTGTGCATTAATGGATTAGAAATGACCAATCAGTGGAGGGGTCTTTAGCCACATTCCACACTGTGGGATGAATGCATAGTGTCACAAGTTCAGCTGATTTGTTGTTGCATGATCTTCGTAACTCTCCAGTGAATACTGCCATTGTCTGAAACGCCTCgaaaaataaaactggaggGGAAACGGAGCTCAGAGTGGGACTTTGACTTCGTCATGGTTTGGCAGTGAAGGGTTCACAGCTCAGAATCCAAATCAGGATGTACAGATATGCACCGCGGTGAGGCtgtgacagtgaaaatgatTGTTCTTATGTCTGACTTCTTATGATTTGAATGACATAGTTTCTCTCTAATGCAAATTTCAGAGAAACTACGTCATTAAGATATAAATAAATTGtatgtgttgttattttttctctgaTTATTATGACATCTTCATGTTCCAGACTACTCCTGTGCTCTTCAACGGGACATCCTCCTGCAGGGACGACTCTACCTCTCTGAGAACTGGATCTGTTTCTATAGCAACATCTTCCGCTGGGAAACACTGGTATGCTTGCTAACGCGCAGGACCTCTGTGCTTTcccatattttttttattttggcagtATTGGGTCATACTTGGAACTAtgatgtatgtatatgtatgtataactgtttgcttttgtgtgtagCTGACAGTGCGGCTAAAGGACATCTGCTcaatgacaaaagaaaagactgCCCGCCTCATTCCCAATGCCATCCAGGTCTGCACAGACAATGAGAAGGTAAAAGATACAAACTGAGGATATGCACACATTAATATGACAGTCATAGTTCACACAGAGTGGTGGCTAATGTAGGTTTACCTTTGGCTGAACAGTGAATATGTTTTGGATCTAATCATCTTTGCCTAAAGAGACTGTAGACAAGCCTAGAAGTCTGGCTGGTAGCAGGAAGTTTGGTGATTTAAGTTTTAATGCCCACTGTGGGGACATATTCCTGTCTTAGATTGGTGTCCGGAGAATGGTTGACAACATATTAATGCCCACCATGACCTCCGTGTCACTACTGCAATTAAGATCCAAGACTCAAAAATGGCCCTTAGACTTCCACAGTACGTTTTATTTAATTGCAGTGCTAACCAGACTCAAAAATAATGACggtgtgtttttcacagcactttTTCACCTCATTTGGAGCCAGGGACAGGACTTACATGATGATGTTCAGGCTGTGGCAGAATGCGCTGCTGGACAAGGTGAGCGAATCAGGCCGGCCAGTTTGTGATTCTGCACGTTTGTCTGGAAGGTGATGCTCACACAGGTAGTTCGTGCAGCCTCATTTCTTACTTTAATTGGTCGGCGCCTCTTGCAGCCCCTGTGCCCCAAAGAACTGTGGCACTTTGTCCATCAGTGCTATGGCAACGAGCTCGGCCTAACCAGCGACGATGAGGACTACGTTCCCCCTGATGACGACTTCAACACCATGGGGTGAGTCTATTTATTTGCTGACACCAGTTGCTATGGTTACCACTATAAACACAGGTCAGATGAgcccaaattacaaaataattgGAGTCCAATATGAGCTGTAATGAGCAATACTCAGTGACATGAAAGCATGCACGctgtctccagctctctcaACTAGGCAATTCTCACACACAATATGCAACTCTCTGCTTACTTACACTGCagtttgttgcatttgttttaccAGCTCGGTTGCATACTGTTCAGCAAATAGGGAGAGCTTCAAGGCTGCAAAAGATGCAACGCAGCAAATACTGTGTTCGTCTGAAGGCCTCACAGATCACTCTCTTCCTTCATTTACATATTCCCTTCATGTCTGAAGTGGATTTACGAGGTGAAATCAATACAGTCAAGGGTTGAACCTGTTTAGACTCCTGTGCGCTCCCAACGTCTGTCAAATCGCCTTTGAGGACATGTGGGGTACGTTCTCAAACTGCCAACATGAGGGGAGAGATTTACTTCAAAGGCTGAACTGAGGTCACAGTAGCTGCTTCATGATGCTCCTGAAGTTATTGTGGCTTTGCTAATGAGAGAAGTCTGAAGTGGAGATCATGATCGCTGGtctgtgctgccttcaggttCAGTGAAGAGATTCCCAACGAGGAGAATGAGATCAACAACGACAGCTTGTCCAAGAGCAGCGCTGAGGCCAAGCCTGAGGGGAGCCCTCCTCTGCTACACAAGAAGGTCGTCCCAAACAGCACCATCCCCGGCCCGGGCAACCATGACACACCCATCACAGTGAGTGGCGTGTCTTGTATACTGTGTTttaacatccacacacatatatacacgtACACACATTTAAACCCATTTAGACCCACAAGAACTACAAGATATTTCCCAGAtaaacagtgatttattttctaCTACTTTGTTTCTTCCACAGTTTGACCTCCCAGCAGAAGAGTATGCAGACTTCCTGCCAGACGGCGAGCTGCTTGCTGTGCCACTGGTGGTGGAAGAGAAGAACAACGATACCAGCGGGCCTGGTGGTCCCGTCCCCTCGCCCTCTCTGGACTTCAACGACAATGAAGACATCCCCACCGAGCTCAGCGACTCCTCGGAAACACACGACGAGGGTACACGCCTCGCTTTTTTCATGAATGCATAACCCAGGGGGACGTCCGCTCTTTtactgagctgtgtgtgtgtgtgtgtgtgtgtctcggaCCTGTAGGTGAAGTACAGGCCTTCCACGAGGATCTGAACGGCAGGCAGCACATCAACGAGGTCTACAAGTTCAGTGTGGACAAGCTGTACGACATCCTCTTCACGGAGTCGCAGTTCATGAGTGACTTCATGGAGCAGAGACGGATCTCAGGTCAGTATTTCAGATGCTTCTGCAGCTGAGCTCTGACCTCCCTGCAGTAAAGGCAGTATGCTCCCCTGCAGGCTTCATTAACCCGGTTACCTCTCTCTCATCATTTTGCCGTGTAGATGTGGTGTACCACCCGTggaagaaggaggaggcaggggaCCAGACCAGAGAGATCATGTACACCATCTCCCTGTCCAACCCCCTGGCCCCTAAAACATCCACAGCCAGTGAGACGCAGGTACAGAAATTTTTCTCATTGTTTGTGCCTTTGTGGGTTTGACAGGGCTTTCAAGATAACCCATTAAACCACACTGTCCCTCTTTTATCAGACTCTGTACAAAGTCAGTCAGGAGAGCGAGTGCTACGTCATCGACGCTGAGGTCATCACACATGACGTGCCCTACCACGACTACTTCTACACTCTCAACCACTACATGCTCACCAGGGTGGCCAAGAACAAGTGTCGGTTACGGTGAGTAAGACGTGGTCAGATACCCACAGCTCGCACCTGGCAAATATTTCCTGTTGTATATCTTATAATAAAAGACTGCCTACctgtatgtgtaaatgcatTTCTTCCTGTCTCGCTGTGTCAGGGTATCGACGGAGCTGCGCTACAGGAAGCAGCCGTGGGGGCTGGTGAAAGGCTTCATAGAGAGAAACTTCTGGAGCGGAATAGAAGAGAACTTCCGCCATCTTGGTAAAGCTGAATGTTCGTTCGTTTGTATGTTTAGACTATTATAAGCATACATGCAACTATGTGTGACAgtcgtcttcttcctccctctcagagATGGCGCTGACCAAGCTGGAGGAGATTCTGACCGAGTCCCACCAGCTGTCTCCGAAGGCCAAGGTGGTGAAAAACTCCACGGTGAGGCGGAAGAAGAGGCCCCTCCCCCACATGCGCAGCCAGCACCTGGACGAGGCCCTCAGCCCCGTTACCACGCCAACGGACGAAGAAGTGATTCAGAGGATCAAACAAGTGGCCGGCTCCACGCAAACCAGACACCAGAGTCCAGAACACCATCACCTGCCCGGAGGCCTCGCTTTCTACAGCGTCTCCAAACTGCTGCTCATCATCAGCTTTGTGTACGCGGCTGAtcacaacacacgcacacacacacatgcacaatcacTCATATAGACGATGCTTGTAAGTCTGGCTATGAGGGTGCGAATACACATttgacacatgcagacatgacaCGCATGTTCATCTCACTTACAGCCGAGAGTTTTGTCTGAGTCACTTGTTTCATGGTTTCATCAGTTTTTCCAGTAGgctctgtggagtttttgtctgatttggaataaaaacatttacttTCTTATAAATATCTCATTGTTGGTGTCTTGAGTgtaatctctctctcctctcccttcatTGCCATCCGTAGGATCTGTCTAAGGTACATAATCTGATTAGCCAGCATAGCcagatgtatatatataaaaaaaattccCATCATAGTGTCATTGCCAAGTACAGATTAGATTTTGAGTGAATAAATTACAAAGACTCATTTGTTGACTCTCCTTCAGCCTGGTCCTGCTGGTGTTCCTCAACATGATGCTTTTCTACAAACTGTGGATGCTGGAGTACTCTGCACAGTCCTTAACAACCTGGCAAGGGCTGCGGCTCCATGaaaggtacacacacaaacacaaacaagtgtACTAGCACCTTTTTTAGCACCCATTTATACAAAACTCATTTATTAGAGATTCTACATGGTAAATTGAGATTTTGGGCATTTTAGAGTTCAGTGAGAATAAATGGAACTGTAGTTATTTGGCTGTTTGCCCACACACAAATATACCACTGCAGGCATACACATGCTCACAGAcgcatttaaacacacacacttaactatAGCCATATGTCAAATGACGTGTgtgacaggaaaacactgagctCCTAAAATTACCCCTGAATAGCTCTTGGCTTACTGAAACACAATTTGCCAAACTGTTGGCAGTCGCTCAAAATAGAAGTCATGCTTCAGCGGCTGCACCCTGATGTTgctaatgtatgtgtgtgtgtgtgtgtcccagtaAACTGCCTCAGACGCAGATGGAGTGGGCCCAGCTCCTGGAGGCGCAGCAGCGTTACCATGAAGCCGAGCTGCAGAAGTGGAGGGAGATTATCAAGTCGTCAGTAGTGCTGTTAGACCAGGTACAAATTATGACACAACATAATGGTGCCATTTTTCTATCTGTTGCTCAGCTCTCTGAAGTTGCTCCCAGTGTGCCAAAGCTGCAGTATCCCATCAACAGCTAATAATATAAGAAAACATCTCAGGCGACCTGACTGTAAGCTCTGAAATGAACTTTCGGGAAGCTGTTGAAGAATCTTCCCACTTTGCATGTGTGACCAGCAGTTGCCCAGTGGCACCAGAGGGAAAATGATTTAACGACCTTAAAGGGAGCGAGGGAATTATATCTTGTCCCATGCATTAATCTAGGTCAGTGTAAACAAGCTTACATGTTGTTTTCTCCCCCCGGCTCTCTTCTCCAGATGAAAGACTCTTTACTGAACCTCCAGCGAGGCATTGGCTTAAGGGACTACAGCTCTGAggctgaagagaagagaagtcGCTACCACTGACACACCACCACAAGGCCATGAGGGCATGCTGTGCAATATAGgacctgttttgtttgtgaacCAGTATGCAGGCAGCAgcaagacacagagagagaggacagagggggaggCGGGACCAACAGTGAGCTGGTccaaaagacacaaagagaggaacAGTCGTCTCCAGTGCACAGAGGTTAAACCCCCGGGAGGAGGAAATCGTGGACAGAAAGCGCCCCAACCACACACAGGAACTGACTGTCCCCAACATCACTGAGGCATTGGCGGAAGGTGCAAGACTTGGTCCTTCTCTACACCTGTGGGATAACCGTTTCCTTCTATTCTCTTATTTCCAAGCGCATCCCACTGTATGCCACGTCGACCAGACAGTGGCAGAGAAAGAAGGACAACTATTGCATGCGTTTAGACAACCTAGCTCCCCTCAGTCAGTGTTA
It encodes:
- the LOC121608734 gene encoding protein Aster-B-like isoform X1; protein product: MVEKGSDHSSDKSPSTPEQVVQRTYSLQSARSGGKNSKSHKRLSKYDRLNLIKKSQSWYNVLSPTYKQRNEDFRKLFKQLPDTERLIVDYSCALQRDILLQGRLYLSENWICFYSNIFRWETLLTVRLKDICSMTKEKTARLIPNAIQVCTDNEKHFFTSFGARDRTYMMMFRLWQNALLDKPLCPKELWHFVHQCYGNELGLTSDDEDYVPPDDDFNTMGFSEEIPNEENEINNDSLSKSSAEAKPEGSPPLLHKKVVPNSTIPGPGNHDTPITFDLPAEEYADFLPDGELLAVPLVVEEKNNDTSGPGGPVPSPSLDFNDNEDIPTELSDSSETHDEGEVQAFHEDLNGRQHINEVYKFSVDKLYDILFTESQFMSDFMEQRRISDVVYHPWKKEEAGDQTREIMYTISLSNPLAPKTSTASETQTLYKVSQESECYVIDAEVITHDVPYHDYFYTLNHYMLTRVAKNKCRLRVSTELRYRKQPWGLVKGFIERNFWSGIEENFRHLEMALTKLEEILTESHQLSPKAKVVKNSTVRRKKRPLPHMRSQHLDEALSPVTTPTDEEVIQRIKQVAGSTQTRHQSPEHHHLPGGLAFYSVSKLLLIISFVLVLLVFLNMMLFYKLWMLEYSAQSLTTWQGLRLHESKLPQTQMEWAQLLEAQQRYHEAELQKWREIIKSSVVLLDQMKDSLLNLQRGIGLRDYSSEAEEKRSRYH
- the LOC121608734 gene encoding protein Aster-B-like isoform X2; the protein is MVEKGSDHSSDKSPSTPEQVVQRTYSLQSARSGGKNSKKSQSWYNVLSPTYKQRNEDFRKLFKQLPDTERLIVDYSCALQRDILLQGRLYLSENWICFYSNIFRWETLLTVRLKDICSMTKEKTARLIPNAIQVCTDNEKHFFTSFGARDRTYMMMFRLWQNALLDKPLCPKELWHFVHQCYGNELGLTSDDEDYVPPDDDFNTMGFSEEIPNEENEINNDSLSKSSAEAKPEGSPPLLHKKVVPNSTIPGPGNHDTPITFDLPAEEYADFLPDGELLAVPLVVEEKNNDTSGPGGPVPSPSLDFNDNEDIPTELSDSSETHDEGEVQAFHEDLNGRQHINEVYKFSVDKLYDILFTESQFMSDFMEQRRISDVVYHPWKKEEAGDQTREIMYTISLSNPLAPKTSTASETQTLYKVSQESECYVIDAEVITHDVPYHDYFYTLNHYMLTRVAKNKCRLRVSTELRYRKQPWGLVKGFIERNFWSGIEENFRHLEMALTKLEEILTESHQLSPKAKVVKNSTVRRKKRPLPHMRSQHLDEALSPVTTPTDEEVIQRIKQVAGSTQTRHQSPEHHHLPGGLAFYSVSKLLLIISFVLVLLVFLNMMLFYKLWMLEYSAQSLTTWQGLRLHESKLPQTQMEWAQLLEAQQRYHEAELQKWREIIKSSVVLLDQMKDSLLNLQRGIGLRDYSSEAEEKRSRYH